A stretch of Onychomys torridus chromosome 2, mOncTor1.1, whole genome shotgun sequence DNA encodes these proteins:
- the Bhlhe22 gene encoding class E basic helix-loop-helix protein 22, producing the protein MAMERGLHLGAAAASEDDLFLHKSLGASTAKRLEAAFRSTPPGMDLSLAPPPRERPASSSSSPLGCFEPADPEGAGLLLPPPGGGGGAGGGGGGGSGGVSVPGLLVGSAGVGGDPSLSSLPAGAALCLKYGESAGRGSVAESSGGEQSPDDDSDGRCELVLRAGGADPRASPGAGGGSGGAKVVEGCSNAHLHGSAGLPPGGPTGGGGSGGGGSGGGGSSKKSKEQKALRLNINARERRRMHDLNDALDELRAVIPYAHSPSVRKLSKIATLLLAKNYILMQAQALEEMRRLVAYLNQGQAISAASLPSSAAAAAAAAALHPALGAYEQAAGYPFSAGLPPAASCPEKCALFNSVSSSLCKQCTEKP; encoded by the coding sequence ATGGCGATGGAGCGCGGGCTGCACCTCGGCGCGGCGGCCGCGAGCGAAGACGACCTCTTCCTGCACAAGAGCCTGGGCGCCTCCACCGCCAAGCGCCTGGAGGCAGCTTTCCGCTCCACGCCCCCAGGCATGGACTTGTCCCTGGCACCGCCGCCTCGAGAACGCCCGGCGTCGTCGTCCTCGTCACCTCTAGGCTGCTTCGAGCCGGCTGACCCCGAAGGGGCCgggctgctgctgccgccgcccggaggaggaggcggcgcgggcggcggcggcggcggcggcagcggcggggTGAGTGTCCCTGGGTTGCTCGTGGGCTCAGCGGGCGTGGGGGGCGACCCGAGCCTGAGTAGCCTGCCGGCGGGGGCTGCCCTGTGCCTCAAGTATGGTGAGAGCGCCGGCCGCGGCTCGGTGGCCGAGAGCAGCGGCGGCGAGCAGAGCCCCGACGACGACAGCGACGGCCGCTGCGAGCTGGTGCTGCGAGCCGGGGGCGCCGACCCGCGGGCATCCCCGGGAGCGGggggcggcagcggcggcgccAAGGTGGTGGAGGGCTGCTCCAACGCCCACCTGCATGGCAGCGCGGGCCTCCCCCCGGGGGGCCCTacgggcggcggcggcagcggcggcggcggcagcggcggtggcggcagcagcaaGAAATCCAAAGAGCAGAAGGCGCTGCGTCTCAACATCAACGCCCGCGAGCGCCGGAGGATGCACGACCTGAACGATGCTCTGGACGAGCTGCGCGCGGTCATCCCTTACGCGCACAGCCCCTCGGTGCGGAAGCTCTCTAAGATCGCCACGCTGCTCCTCGCCAAGAACTATATCCTCATGCAGGCgcaggccctggaggagatgcggCGCCTAGTCGCCTACCTCAACCAAGGCCAAGCCATCTCAGCCGCCTCCCTGCCCAGCTCGGCGGCCGCTGCGGCCGCGGCCGCTGCCCTGCACCCCGCGCTTGGCGCCTACGAGCAGGCGGCCGGCTACCCGTTCAGCGCCGGGCTACCCCCGGCTGCTTCCTGCCCTGAGAAGTGTGCCCTATTCAACAGCGTCTCGTCCAGCCTCTGCAAACAGTGCACGGAGAAGCCTTAA